The following proteins are co-located in the Parafannyhessea umbonata genome:
- a CDS encoding DUF434 domain-containing protein, which translates to MSYDITHSNENASDGTLTDGAAAPRRGYQPTDEKDFGTESMETLQRAAAELSFLLDRGYPRETAVEFVGNRYQFTTRQRLFLNRGVSGEAKRAARAAKHLKLEDLRGRDVCIDGFNVIVPLEVALVRSPLIRAQDGAIRDLAGINGTYRSVEQTMQAIDLVLDLLTEAQVASATFYFDRPVRNSGRLAKTIADYVRALANIQPNLPKVQAALVDNVDNELAGRAYVATNDSAVIDHCQSWVSLDAAALDRVDDAWVLDAIAPDEDPLYPDPARDILEADASTFGTSAASDEKGPASRIPMIPISVQDPGDTFLS; encoded by the coding sequence ATGTCATACGACATCACCCATAGCAACGAAAACGCAAGCGACGGCACCCTGACGGACGGTGCGGCCGCGCCTCGCCGCGGGTACCAGCCCACGGACGAGAAGGACTTTGGCACGGAGTCGATGGAGACCCTGCAACGCGCGGCGGCCGAGCTGTCGTTTCTGCTGGACCGCGGCTACCCGCGCGAGACGGCCGTGGAGTTCGTGGGCAACCGCTACCAGTTCACCACGCGCCAGCGGCTGTTTCTGAACCGTGGCGTGAGCGGCGAGGCGAAGCGGGCCGCGCGCGCCGCGAAGCACCTGAAGCTCGAGGACCTGCGCGGGCGCGACGTGTGCATAGACGGCTTCAACGTGATCGTGCCTCTCGAGGTGGCGCTCGTGCGCTCCCCGCTCATCCGCGCGCAGGACGGCGCCATCCGCGACCTTGCGGGCATAAACGGCACGTACCGCTCCGTGGAGCAGACGATGCAGGCCATCGACCTGGTGCTCGACCTCCTGACCGAGGCGCAGGTGGCATCGGCCACGTTCTACTTCGACCGCCCGGTGCGCAACTCCGGCCGCCTTGCGAAGACGATAGCGGACTACGTGCGCGCCCTGGCAAACATCCAGCCCAACCTGCCCAAGGTGCAGGCGGCCCTCGTGGACAACGTGGACAACGAGCTCGCGGGCCGCGCGTACGTGGCCACGAACGACAGTGCGGTGATCGACCACTGCCAGAGCTGGGTGAGCCTGGACGCAGCGGCGCTCGACCGCGTGGACGACGCGTGGGTGCTGGACGCCATCGCGCCGGACGAGGACCCGCTGTACCCGGACCCCGCGCGCGACATCCTGGAGGCGGACGCCTCCACCTTCGGCACGAGCGCCGCGTCGGACGAGAAGGGCCCCGCGAGCCGCATCCCGATGATCCCCATCAGCGTACAGGACCCGGGAGACACGTTCCTCTCGTAA
- a CDS encoding tRNA (cytidine(34)-2'-O)-methyltransferase: MFNIVLYAPEIPANTGNIGRTCVLTGSRLHLVEPLGFSLDSRMLRRAGLGYWPNLDVTRYASWDEFLRRNGLAGGDDGARGQGDGAATAGNAPAGTPGLHLLTKKARRTYAESTYRDGDFLVFGSESTGIPEQVLAAHPASCERIPMLPDARSLSNRDAWAAHEASLGDAAASAGAGASPLARQDICGNFVNVDDWRISALNLSNAVAVVLYEALRQTGFAGMGAGA; encoded by the coding sequence GTGTTCAACATCGTGCTCTACGCGCCGGAGATCCCGGCGAACACGGGAAACATAGGGCGCACGTGCGTGCTCACGGGATCGCGCCTGCACCTGGTGGAGCCCCTGGGCTTTAGCCTGGACAGCCGCATGCTGCGCCGCGCCGGCCTTGGCTACTGGCCAAACCTGGACGTCACGCGCTATGCCAGCTGGGACGAGTTCCTGCGACGGAACGGCCTTGCGGGCGGGGACGACGGCGCGCGCGGCCAGGGTGACGGAGCCGCGACCGCGGGCAACGCGCCCGCAGGCACGCCCGGGCTGCATCTGCTGACGAAGAAGGCGCGACGCACGTACGCCGAGTCCACGTACCGCGACGGCGACTTCCTGGTGTTTGGATCCGAGAGCACCGGCATCCCCGAGCAGGTGCTCGCCGCGCACCCCGCAAGCTGCGAGCGCATCCCCATGCTTCCGGACGCGAGGTCGCTCTCCAACCGCGACGCGTGGGCCGCGCACGAGGCCTCGCTTGGGGACGCGGCCGCGAGCGCGGGGGCCGGCGCTTCTCCCCTTGCGCGGCAGGACATCTGCGGCAACTTCGTGAACGTGGACGACTGGCGCATAAGCGCGCTCAACCTCTCGAACGCGGTCGCCGTCGTGCTGTACGAGGCGCTGCGCCAGACGGGATTTGCGGGCATGGGCGCAGGCGCGTAG